Proteins encoded in a region of the Rutidosis leptorrhynchoides isolate AG116_Rl617_1_P2 chromosome 9, CSIRO_AGI_Rlap_v1, whole genome shotgun sequence genome:
- the LOC139866139 gene encoding AP-1 complex subunit mu-2-like, whose product MAGAASALFILDIKGRCLISRHYRSDVSSVQAENFFTKLLEKEGDIETHGPVIIDKGISYMFIQHNNVYLMIASRQNCNVGSLFVFLHRLAGVFHHYFQEFEEESLRDNFVVVHELLDEVMDFGYPQYTEAMILSEFIKTDAYKMETTQRPPMAVTNAVSWRNEGLYYKKNEVFLDVVESVNTMVNSSGQILRSDVVGELKMRTYLSGMPECKLGLNDRVLFEAQGGTRGKTIDLGDIRFHQCVRLARFENDRTISFIPPDGSFDLMTYRLGTQVKPLIWVEALIEKHARSRIEMLIKARSQFKERSTATNVQIHIPVPSDATKPIVRATMGSASYAPEHESLVWRIRSFPGNKEYMLRAEFTLPSVTSEDATPDRKAPIRVKFDIPYFTVSGIQVRYLKIIEKSGYQTIPWVRYITTAGEYEIRIT is encoded by the exons ATGGCCGGTGCCGCTTCCGCGCTATTCATCCTCGATATTAAAGGACGATGTTTGATCTCTCGTCATTATCGCAGTGACGTTTCTTCGGTTCAAGCTGAAAATTTCTTCACCAAACTCCTCGAGAAAGAG GGCGATATAGAGACTCATGGTCCAGTGATCATTGACAAAGGTATCTCGTATATGTTCATTCAACACAACAATGTCTATCTCATGATAGCATCAAGGCAAAACTGCAATGTTGGCAGTCTCTTTGTTTTTCTCCATCGATTAGCTGGT GTTTTCCATCATTACTTTCAAGAGTTTGAAGAGGAATCTCTTCGAGATAACTTTGTTGTAGTT CATGAATTACTTGATGAGGTGATGGATTTCGGTTACCCTCAATATACCGAAGCTATGATTCTAAGTGAGTTTATAAAGACAGATGCATATAAGATGGAAACTACACAGCGGCCGCCAATGGCTGTCACCAATGCGGTCTCATGGCGAAATGAAGGGTTATATTACAAGAAGAATGAA GTTTTTCTTGATGTGGTCGAATCTGTTAACACAATGGTCAACAGCAGCGGCCAAATACTCCGCTCAGATGTTGTTGGGGAACTAAAGATGAGAACATATTTGAG TGGCATGCCTGAGTGTAAGCTTGGGCTAAATGATAGAGTTCTGTTCGAAGCTCAAGGCGGAACAAGAGGGAAAACAATTGATTTGGGTGACATCCGATTTCATCA GTGTGTACGCCTGGCAAGATTTGAAAATGACCGCACAATATCATTTATACCTCCTGATGGATCATTTGATCTGATGACGTACAGACTCGGTACTCAG GTAAAACCTCTCATTTGGGTTGAGGCTTTGATTGAAAAGCATGCAAGAAGCAGAATTGAAATGCTGATTAAAGCTCGCAGCCAATTCAAGGAACGAAG CACGGCAACAAATGTTCAAATTCACATACCCGTGCCTTCTGATGCTACTAAACCCATTGTTCGGGCAACAATGGGATCTGCTTCATATGCACCCGAACATGAATCGCTTGTGTGGCGGATCAGATCCTTCCCTGGTAATAAG GAATACATGTTAAGGGCAGAATTTACTCTTCCCAGTGTAACTTCAGAAGATGCAACTCCTGACCGAAAGGCTCCAATACGTGTAAAGTTTGACATCCCATATTTCACCGTTTCTGGTATTCAG GTTCGTTATCTAAAGATTATTGAAAAAAGTGGATACCAAACGATTCCATGGGTGAGATATATAACAACGGCTGGGGAATATGAAATACGAATAACGTAA
- the LOC139867532 gene encoding tryptophan aminotransferase-related protein 2-like, with protein sequence MADYVFLLKNILVVSLAVNMCLILKISYYFDDDVETLTSKRGSHMNHELYLNGDKNNCFNGVNQKNNRRAEVDAHVSKTTTTKVLPKTTSSSPAAPDDGEGVVINLDHGDPTMYENFWKQKGEETTVVTSSWQYISYFSDLKNVCWFLEPELVSSITRIHKVVGNAITEGRHIVVGTGSSQLYQAALFALSPSDAPGPMSVVSAAPFYSSYPLMTDYLKSGLHKWAGDGSDLNKEEPYIELVTSPNNPDGFTRQDVVKGNKGILIHDLAYYWPQYTPISSPADNDIMLFTVSKSTGHAGTRIGWALVKDRAIAKKMTTFIEINTIGVSKESQIRAAKILQAVSDSCEQANEKEAESFFNYSYRIMEERWKKIREAVNKTHLFSLPNFTQETCSFSGRTFGQLPAFAWLKCEGEVDDCESLLRKHKIWTRGGKHFGASTKYVRISMLSQDIEFEILTRRLPKIIS encoded by the exons ATGGCGGATTACGTGTTTTTACTGAAAAATATTTTGGTAGTATCACTAGCAGTGAATATGTGTTTGATTTTGAAAATAAGCTATTATTTTGATGATGACGTAGAAACCCTAACATCTAAACGGGGGAGTCATATGAATCACGAGCTTTATCTAAACGGTGACAAAAACAATTGTTTTAACGGCGTTAACCAGAAAAATAACAGAAGAGCTGAAGTGGATGCGCATGTTAGCAAAACGACTACAACAAAGGTGCTTCCAAAAACGACATCGTCGTCTCCTGCTGCTCCGGATGACGGAGAAGGAGTTGTCATCAATCTTGATCA tGGCGACCCGACAATGTACGAGAACTTTTGGAAGCAAAAGGGTGAAGAAACAACTGTTGTGACCTCTAGTTGGCAGTACATAAGTTACTTTTCGGATCTAAAAAATGTTTGCTGGTTTTTGGAGCCTGAACTCGTGAGTTCAATCACGAGAATTCATAAAGTAGTCGGCAATGCAATTACAGAGGGTCGGCACATTGTGGTGGGAACGGGTTCTTCACAACTTTATCAGGCTGCACTTTTTGCGCTTTCACCTTCCGATGCGCCAGGGCCTATGAGTGTGGTGTCGGCTGCACCATTTTATTCG TCCTATCCATTGATGACTGACTACTTGAAATCAGGGCTACACAAATGGGCAGGTGATGGGAGTGACTTAAACAAGGAAGAGCCATACATTGAATTAGTGACATCTCCTAATAACCCTGATGGATTTACAAGACAAGACGTAGTAAAAGGAAATAAAGGGATTTTGATTCATGATCTTGCTTACTACTGGCCACAATATACACCTATTTCATCTCCAGCAGATAATGATATAATGCTCTTCACTGTCTCCAAAAGCACGGGCCATGCCGGTACCCGTATCGG TTGGGCTTTGGTGAAAGATAGAGCGATTGCTAAGAAAATGACAACGTTTATAGAGATCAACACCATTGGTGTGTCGAAAGAGTCACAGATACGAGCCGCAAAGATTTTGCAAGCCGTCTCTGATAGTTGTGAACAAGCAAACGAGAAAGAAGCTGAAAGTTTCTTCAATTATAGCTACAGAATCATGGAAGAAAGATGGAAGAAAATTAGAGAAGCTGTGAATAAGACACATCTTTTCAGTTTGCCCAATTTTACACAAGAAACATGTTCTTTCAGTGGTCGGACTTTCGGACAGCTTCCTG CATTTGCTTGGTTAAAATGTGAGGGAGAAGTTGACGATTGTGAAAGCTTACTTAGGAAGCATAAGATATGGACCAGAGGTGGGAAGCATTTTGGGGCTAGCACGAAATACGTGAGGATCAGTATGCTGAGTCAAGATATTGAGTTTGAGATCTTAACTCGGAGGCTGCCTAAAATTATCTCTTAA